The genomic window ATTTTGTGCTCGGACCAAGGGCAATTCCTAAACTACCTGAGATCATTTCAAATATAGAGAGAGAAAAACAAAAGACAGTTGAGACTTCCTATGACATTCAAGAGCTCTTTGAAATTGAGCCCTATCATCAAAAAGGAAAAGTCACTGCATTCGTGTCAGTTCAACAGGGATGCAACAAGAGATGCACATACTGTATTGTGCCAAGAGTAAGAGGTGATGAAGTTAACAGACCCCTTAATGATATACTCAGGGAAACCCAGAACTTAGTTGACAAGGGAGTTAGAGAAATAACCTTCATAGGCCAGACAGTTAACTCCTGGAAACAAAACGGCTATAAATTTGGTGATTTATTAAGGGCGGCAGGCGATATTGAGGATCTAGACAGAATACGTTTTACAACATCTTATCCTAGAGATATCACAAGGAAAATGATTGATGCTATGACTGATGTGCCCCAGGTATGTAATCACCTACATCTTCCTGTACAGTCTGGATCAAATAAAGTACTGAGCGAGATGAAAAGAACATACACAAGAGAATGGTATATCGACTCTATTCATAGACTAAAGGACTCACTTCCTGGTATTGCAATATCAACAGACATAATCATTGGATTTCCTGGAGAAACGGATAAAGATTTTGAAGAAACCATGTCACTGATGAGAGAAATAGAATTTGAAAGCTCCTACTCTTTTAAATTCTCGCCGCGGCCCGGAACAGTGGCCGCAGATTTTTCGGAGGACACATATGTTGATCCTGACCTTGCGAGCGAAAGACTTACCGAGCTTCAGTCATATCAGAAAGAAATTACGTCCACAAAAAATAAATCTCGTGTAGGCTTAATAGAGAAC from Thermodesulfobacteriota bacterium includes these protein-coding regions:
- the miaB gene encoding tRNA (N6-isopentenyl adenosine(37)-C2)-methylthiotransferase MiaB — encoded protein: MSTKQLYIETYGCQMNEYDTDRIKNALDAEPTDDPKKADIIIVNTCAIREKADQKAFSSLGKYKKLKANDPNKIVGISGCVAQLYGDKLLKKMPHIDFVLGPRAIPKLPEIISNIEREKQKTVETSYDIQELFEIEPYHQKGKVTAFVSVQQGCNKRCTYCIVPRVRGDEVNRPLNDILRETQNLVDKGVREITFIGQTVNSWKQNGYKFGDLLRAAGDIEDLDRIRFTTSYPRDITRKMIDAMTDVPQVCNHLHLPVQSGSNKVLSEMKRTYTREWYIDSIHRLKDSLPGIAISTDIIIGFPGETDKDFEETMSLMREIEFESSYSFKFSPRPGTVAADFSEDTYVDPDLASERLTELQSYQKEITSTKNKSRVGLIEN